GCAGCGCCTGCGGCATCAACGGGTGATTTCCAAGAGAACAACGAGTACGCGCACGCGTCTCCGGTTGTTCGTCGTCTGGCGCGCGAGTTCGGCGTGAACCTGGCGAAAGTGAAAGGCACCGGTCGTAAGAACCGTATCCTGAAAGAAGACGTACAGAACTTCGTGAAAGATGCGCTGAAACGTCTGGAGTCTGGCGCAGGTGCAGCAGCATCTGGCAAAGGCGACGGTGCAGCCCTGGGTCTGCTGCCTTGGCCGAAAGTAGACTTCAGCAAGTTCGGTGAAACCGAAGTGAAGCCACTGTCTCGCATCAAGAAGATCTCTGGCGCGAACCTGCACCGTAACTGGGTGATGATCCCGCACGTGACGCAGTGGGACAACGCTGACATCACTGAGCTGGAAGCATTCCGTAAAGAGCAGAACGCGATTGAAGCGAAGAAAGACTCTGGCATGAAGATCACCCCACTGGTGTTCATCATGAAAGCGGCTGCAAAAGCTCTGGAAGCATTCCCAGCGTTCAACTCTTCGCTGTCTGACGACGGTGAGAGCCTGATCCTGAAGAAATACGTGAACATCGGTATCGCGGTTGACACACCAAACGGTCTGGTTGTTCCTGTCTTCAAAGACGTGAACAAGAAAGGCATCTATGAGCTGTCTGAAGAGCTGATGGCCGTGTCGAAGAAAGCCCGTGCCGGTAAGCTGACTGCTGCAGACATGCAGGGCGGCTGTTTCACAATTTCTAGCCTGGGCGGCCTGGGTGGTACTGCATTCACACCAATCGTGAACGCACCTGAAGTTGGGATCCTGGGTGTGTCTAAGTCTGAAATGAAGCCAGTGTGGAACGGTAAAGACTTTACGCCACGCCTGCAACTGCCACTGTCGCTGTCATACGACCACCGTGTGATCGACGGCGCGGAAGGTGCACGCTTCATCACTTACCTGAACGGTTGTCTGTCTGACAT
Above is a window of Photobacterium sp. TY1-4 DNA encoding:
- the aceF gene encoding pyruvate dehydrogenase complex dihydrolipoyllysine-residue acetyltransferase, whose product is MAIEINVPDIGADEVEVTEILVSVGDKVEEEQSLITVEGDKASMEVPASQAGIVKEIKIAEGDKVSTGSLIMIFEAEGAAAAAPAPAAEAAPAAAPAPAAAAPATSELKEVHVPDIGGDEVEVTEIMVAIGDSIEEEQSLLTVEGDKASMEVPAPFAGVLKEIKVAAGDKVSTGSLVMIFEVAGSGAPAAAPAAVEAPAAAPAAAADKEVNVPDIGGDEVEVTEIMVAVGDMVEEEQSLITVEGDKASMEVPAPFAGKVKEIKVAAGDKVSTGSLIMVFEVAGAAPAAAPVAAAPAPAAAASAPAAPAAAPAASTGDFQENNEYAHASPVVRRLAREFGVNLAKVKGTGRKNRILKEDVQNFVKDALKRLESGAGAAASGKGDGAALGLLPWPKVDFSKFGETEVKPLSRIKKISGANLHRNWVMIPHVTQWDNADITELEAFRKEQNAIEAKKDSGMKITPLVFIMKAAAKALEAFPAFNSSLSDDGESLILKKYVNIGIAVDTPNGLVVPVFKDVNKKGIYELSEELMAVSKKARAGKLTAADMQGGCFTISSLGGLGGTAFTPIVNAPEVGILGVSKSEMKPVWNGKDFTPRLQLPLSLSYDHRVIDGAEGARFITYLNGCLSDIRRLVL